Genomic DNA from Anabaena sphaerica FACHB-251:
GGGAGAAGAATTAACTGGGGTTTCTAGGTTTCCATCCACTGGATTACCTCCAGCGGGTCTTACTGTCTCCCGATTTCTAGGATCACTGGGGAGATTTTTTGATGCATCTACTGCTTGAGCCATATTTTATCTTGCCTCCTAAATTCAAAATGTTGGCATTTATCAGTAAACAGTGATCACTTATGGGACTATTTACTGTTTACTGATGTGAATCCCTTTTTTACCCTATGGTAGAGGGTGGAAAAGTAGGTCAGGGAAAAAGCGGTTAAATTCGATCAAAATGCCTGCTGTGATTGTCAACCAGATGGTAGCTGCAACAGGTGCTGTGGAAATGAACTTGATCAAATAGGATGATTGATCGCTTTTGTCAGCCATGAATTTAGTCTCCAAAAACAAGTGAATGAGAGCAGATGAATTAGCGTGGAGAAATAGGAATTTCTGAATCCTTAGCTGTTAATTCACCAGAGAGAAATTCTTTGATTGCTGCTGCTGGCCAAGCAAATCCAGTGGTGATGATGGGTAGTGCTAAACCCAAATCGATTTGGATTTCTTTTTGCTCAGTATCAGATTCCTTTTTAATCGCTTGTAGATAAGCGCGGCCAACCCAGCCGATCCAACCAGCAATATAGAGGAAGAGAATGCTGGGGATCAAAAAGTCACCAGCGCGGTCAAGGCGACCATCTACAATCAAGTGAGGATAACCTTCTGGTCCACACAGAGCCTGAGAATAACGCTCAAACCGCTTTTTACCTGATTCAGGGTCAGCGGTAGTGTTACGGGCATTTTGGGCAAGCTCTTGAAAAGCGGGGGAGTCTTTGCAAGGTACAAGGTTAGCGCCCAGAGCGTTAGCTGAAGGGGCAAAATTGAACCAAAGACCAATCGCTAAAATCAAAGCAAACAATCGTCTCATTGAGTTGTTTCCTTTTATTACAAAACAAGAAGTTCTTTGTACAAAACGAAGCGGCTTGTACAGTGTTTAATTTGGATAACTAGCAAGTCATCATACTCTTGGCTGGGAATCGAGTAAAGTTTAAGTAAATAAAAGTTAAAGCTTCGCAACCAAAAGTAAGGATTGGCGACTGGGGATTGGGGACTGGGTACTGGGGACTGGGTACTGGGTTATTAATCTACCCCTGCCTCCTGCCTCCTGCCTCCTGCCTCCTGCCTCCTGTTCCCTATTCCCTATTCCCTATTCCCTATTCTCTATGACCACTGTTTTAGCTATCGAAACCAGTTGTGATGAAACTGCTGTGGCAATTGTGAAGAATCGTCAAGTGTGCAGCAGTATCATAGCCTCGCAAATTCCCGTTCATCAGCAGTATGGTGGGGTAGTGCCAGAGGTAGCATCGCGGCAACACTTGGAAACGATTAATCAAGAAATAGCGCAAGCTATGGATGAAAGTTTTATGGACTGGGGACAAATTGATGGTATAGCTGCCACTTGTGCGCCAGGACTAGTGGGGGCATTGTTGGTAGGTCTCACAGCTGCCAAAACCCTGGCGATGGTGCATGAAAAACCATTTTTGGGAGTTCATCACCTCGAAGGTCATATCTACGCCACTTACTTGGCACAGCCCAATTTAGATCCCCCATTTCTTAGCTTACTCGTTTCAGGCGGACATACAAGCTTGATTTATGTAAAGGATTGTGGTATTTACGAAACTTTGGGAGAAACCCGTGATGATGCTGCGGG
This window encodes:
- a CDS encoding Photosystem I reaction center subunit III, coding for MRRLFALILAIGLWFNFAPSANALGANLVPCKDSPAFQELAQNARNTTADPESGKKRFERYSQALCGPEGYPHLIVDGRLDRAGDFLIPSILFLYIAGWIGWVGRAYLQAIKKESDTEQKEIQIDLGLALPIITTGFAWPAAAIKEFLSGELTAKDSEIPISPR
- the psaJ gene encoding photosystem I reaction center subunit IX, with the translated sequence MADKSDQSSYLIKFISTAPVAATIWLTITAGILIEFNRFFPDLLFHPLP